Proteins encoded by one window of Lycium barbarum isolate Lr01 chromosome 11, ASM1917538v2, whole genome shotgun sequence:
- the LOC132620235 gene encoding probable LRR receptor-like serine/threonine-protein kinase At3g47570: protein MGIALVFVPTALVLIWIRYRGGKRAPQQADSLSTATRGRISYYELLEATDAFSESNLIGFGSFGSVYKGILRSGTTIAVKVFNMQLEVPFKHFDTEYEILRSIRHRNLRLSIMIDVAYALEYLHHGCSLPVIHCDLKPSNVLLNEYMFAHLSDFGISKVLGQDVSNLYTKTLATFGYIAPEYGLDGLVSTKCDVYSYGIMLMETFTRRKPNDEMFEGDLSLKQWVSNSLPEAIMDVVDANLVTPNDSYLKLDCVASIMKVALDCCVESPERRTNMKDVVGMLQKIRIQLLAC from the exons ATGGGAATTGCACTTGTATTTGTTCCTACTGCCCTTGTGCTCATATGGATAAGGTATAGAGGAGGTAAAAGAGCACCTCAACAAGCTGATTCATTATCTACCGCAACAAGAGGAAGGATTTCATACTATGAATTGCTCGAAGCAACTGATGCGTTTAGCGAGAGTAATCTGATTGGTTTTGGGAGTTTTGGCTCTGTCTACAAAGGAATTCTCAGAAGTGGGACTACTATTGCAGTTAAAGTGTTCAATATGCAATTGGAAGTGCCATTCAAGCATTTTGATACAGAATATGAAATTTTGCGTAGCATTCGCCATAGGAATCTA AGACTAAGCATAATGATAGATGTGGCATATGCGTTGGAATATCTCCACCATGGGTGCTCACTGCCCGTGATTCACTGTGATCTGAAGCCTAGTAATGTCTTGCTCAATGAGTATATGTTTGCCCACCTAAGCGACTTTGGTATTTCAAAAGTGCTTGGTCAAGATGTGAGTAATTTATACactaaaaccttagcaacatttggTTATATTGCACCGG AGTATGGATTGGATGGATTGGTGTCAACAAAATGTGATGTCTATAGTTACGGGATCATGTTGATGGAAACATTTACAAGGAGGAAGCCTAATGATGAAATGTTCGAGGGAGATCTTAGCTTGAAGCAATGGGTGAGTAATTCACTTCCAGAGGCAATAATGGATGTTGTAGATGCTAACTTGGTAACACCAAATGATAGTTACTTGAAGTTAGATTGTGTGGCATCGATCATGAAAGTGGCATTAGATTGTTGTGTTGAATCTCCGGAAAGAAGGACAAACATGAAAGATGTTGTAGGGATGCTACAAAAGATCAGGATTCAACttctcgcatgttga